The genome window TCGGGCTCAGACGCACAGGCGGAACTCTAGGGATGTGACGAGGAACCCCCGCCGACGTCTgtcggtgcagcggcgtcggggaggagggaggtgaaCGAgtcacacaaacacagacggagggagggaatgACGGAGGAAGTGACCCGCGACGGAACGAGCCCGCACACCCCACACATGAGTGGGCATACAAATCCAAGAGGGCGGTGGACAGCGGTGTAAACGTCTTCCAGACGCACGTGGGTACGTGTACGTCAGCGTCGGCTATGCGGCCGGCGGGCCAGCACCGCGCATACccctctccagcgcctcttcctccgaAAGAGCAAAGCGAAAACAACACACCGCCATGCGCACACTAAACTAAGCGGCGCACTTTCGGGATGAGCGCAGTCGACAAGCGGCGCTGATGCTCTGCTCTGAGCTCAGTGAGGGCCCTCAGCCTCTGCTCCAGCGCCAATGCCGACTCGGTTGTGAGGCCATCGATGTCGCGCGTGATCAGCTcctgcacagcagccgcgacggcggcatctTGAATAGCGGCACTGCCCAGAGTGTTCGCCTGTTcgaggagctgaagcagTTCGGCCAGGGAGAGGGTCTTCATGTTGGCAATCAGTTTGCTCGACACGAGCTGCAACGCCCGTCGTGACTGGGGTAGtagctgcagcagatgcgcggTGGCATCCCTTCCTGGCCCACCGCACGTGTCACCGCCGTCCATGATGCCGCCCATTGCCAGCTGTTCCACGGCATCCACGTAGAGCGCCACAACCTCAAGCTGGGACGCCACAGACAGGTAGGCAGACGCGCTGTCGAGCATCTCGACGAGCTGAGCCGACAGCGCGTCCCCGACACGCTGCAACGTGGAGAGACTTTGTGCGGCTTGCTCCATCTCCAGTATGCGCTGGCGTGCAgcgggcggcgacgacaggGAAGGAGAAGTCAAAAGAGAAGCGCTGGAGAGAGagccgtgcagcgcggcggtgacATCTACCCATGACGCCGTACCGGCTGGGAGCGCCGGCGTTCGCGGCGCTCGCAGCTCTGCAGACAAGGCAGAAAGGGACGCCAAGCCCTCCAGGTAGACACGAAAGACTGCCAGCAGCTCGGCAGGCGTGAAGTCTGTGGACAGAAACAGCGCGCGATCCgccatctgctgcgccagctccagTGCAAGCGAGTGACTGCCGCGGACTGCTGAGAAGAGCATCGCTGTGGAGCGGGGGCACGTGCTGGATATGTCGCGCACAAATGCTCTcagcaggcgccgctgcaacgcCTCCGACAAAATCGGATCTGCCCTGCCCACACTCACCGCTCCTCGAAGGCATGTGAACAAGACTGCTATATCCATGCACTCCAGCTCCTCGAGGtgacgcagcgcgcgctgcagaacAGGCTCCATGACGTCAcgaacgcggcgctgcgcggccgctgGCAAGACGCTCCATGtgtccagcacctccacgcACTGGGCAGGGCTAATCTCCTCCAGGCGCTGGGTGAGGTCACGCAGCACCGACTCCATCAGCTCCGGTGGGGTCTCGGCGGTACAGGCGCGACACACCGCCAGGCATTCCTCGGTTGTCAGGTCTGGCACGAGGGGGACGAGCTCCATAGCCACGCGGCGATACAGCTCGCTCTcttggcggcgcagctgcggcataCAGGCGAAAAGTGCGACGAGCTCTACTGCCTCCATCCCCTCCAGCTGCAGGAAGAGCTCCCCCAGAATTTGGTCGACCTGCGCCGCATCCCAGAAGCCGAAGAAAGCGGCACAttgcagcaccaccaccatatCACCGAGACGGGCGGCACGCAAGTCGCAGAGCTTGCCCGTGAAGTACTTGTACTCACCGCGAAGCAGGTTGCGCTCATGGAAGTCGCGCGTGTCCTCGTAGCGGGACTTGACGCGAGCCATCCGCCGCGAAATCTCGCCCAGCGGTACCGGACGCTCCGAGAGAAGGTAGTTGCGCTTCGAGTGCTCCAACTCCGTCAAGCTACTCTGACGCCAAAAGACATACCCGGGCGTCCTCTTGCTAAGCCATAACGATGAGCGGCGGAGCATCACGCACAGCTCTGTCCGGTgattgtgcgcgtgtgcacaaGTGCGTCTGTGACTGCGTGATGCAATATGGAGTTGAAGGCTGGGCGACAGGAGAGAAGGGGCCGGTTGAGCGGTGCCGGGGAGAAGACAACAAAAGTGGCAGCGAGGGGAGATGCGCACACGGACGTAGACACAGACGCGCTGGGTGCCCCGGCACTTCtcttgctgtgtgtgtgtgtgcttcctGTGCGCGCCATCTCGGCAGGTGAGCGCCGAGAGAGAGCCAAAGAGGTGCCAGAGGCAGGCGGTAAGAGTAGAGCaggggaaagggaggagggaaagacgAGCGAGAGCATCGGTCATGATGACGCTTCTCCTTATCCGCCCCTCCGCTCGGTAAGATGGGTATAGCCACACGCGAGAAGAGAGGTACAGCCGGGAGAAGCATTGGCGTGgctgctctcctctcccctgGCCACTGCGGCACTTGTCGGCATCGTGTTTCTtcgcagacgcgcgcacgcaggcacgccgctgacgaggcgaggaggcgtcGGCAACGCGCACAAGGCAGCGACAGACATGGGGGTCAGAGAGAGACCCACAGAAGGACTCTTCGCGAGCCCTTTCTGACATCATCtttcttctccttcccctctcgtCCCGCGTCGCCATCGCAGGTCGAGCCGTGCTTccggggagaggagagacagacaaCGAAGGGGCGGCGCTTTGGAGCAAACCCGCCTGCTCCCTCTGCCCCTGGCTGGCACGTGGGTGACTACATGCTTGCTTCCTAGATTGGGTAGCTGGGATGGGCCTCCCCGGCGGACCATCGCTCAATCACATAAGCATCCACTCAACAACGCGCCTCATCACAGcaagagcgaggaggagggggaggggggggaacaACGAAACACAAGAAAGGGAAATAAAGCGGGCGGGTGTTGAGAGAGGCGAAGACGGATGACTGCTCTGTGGGCCGCATCATCGGCTTTGACGCCTATCTCGCGCTCGCTCCCACATAGAAGGTGACGCActcacacagacgcacataCATGTTAGCTACAAGAGactcttgctctctccgtCGTTGGTCTACATCCGTGGCACCGAGCACGCACAAcgagggcggggcggggcggtaggagagaagagcaaacacacacacacaaggaaaacaaagaggTGAACATCACGGCGGAGTGGGTCTCGCCGCAACGCCAAGCACAGACCAAAGGAAGGAGGAGCTTTACAAGAGAAGCGCAGTGCAAGCGGACGCAGAATGCTGGTCCACACAGAGGTAAGCGTGACAGCAGGAcacaacggcggcggtgttgccCACTTGCCAGAAGGCGCCcgcacagagaaagagtgtatctgtgtgtgcgtgtctgcacCAATGCACCAGCCCAAACCATTGGTCCTTTTTCGCCTTCCTCCTTTATGGAGGTCTTACCGCAATGTCAGCGCCGGTGAGATGCCGTCACGGGTGGACGCCAGTAGCTTCTGCTGTGTCTGCATCGATCCTGTTGTGTCAAAGAACTGCATGCAGAAGATGCAAATCTCCTCCCGCTTGTacagctgcgacggcggtggcatgTACTCGCCTCGACGCACATCCATGCCCCATTTCTGGCGCAGCTCTAAGATGGACTTGTGCGTGATAGCCCCGGGCAGCTCGTTCACGTAGAAGATCTGGGTGCACAGGGCGCACTTCTTGCGTCTCTGCAGACCCTGGCGCACTCGGAGGTTGATTTCCTCTTGCGTGAGCACCTCCTGCGTCTTCTGGGACATGGAGAATACTACGTCAATTGCTGGTGCAATGAGCGTCCCTGCGAACACCCAGTCAATCTGAGGAGGACCAATCAAGCGGGTAGTGTTGACTCGAGGCACTGCCGTTGTACGTGTATCTGGAGGGAGTGGGGTTCTGGGCGTCGCATTACTGGAGagacacacgtgtgtgtgtgtgtgcgttcgaATGTAGGTATGTCGTCCGTGTTTTGGTTCAGGGACACAGCAAAGTAGGGAACGGGGCAAGGAAAAAGTGGCACCATCGAGCGTGGAGAGATGAACGGGATCGCGAGAGATGAGAAGCACACAGAGGGCCTGcttgcgcgcatgtgtgcgcgcgccaccTGTGCGAAGCAGCATTGCGCACTCACACTCTCTGTCACGCCTTTTCGCCACAAGCAGCGCGCTAAAGTCGCGCAAGTGGAAGACGATGAAGATGATCGTCTTTTGCGCTCTTttccctcgcctcctccgcgatCTAGCAAGCAGTCTCCCATACGAACCGCCCCGCGCCAAAATCGGAGACTGCCATGACACTTCCCTACCTCGACGCCTCTttgtggagagggaggacgGCACATACGAAAACGGGTGGGCGCCTCCTTACGCGGCGGCCATGTTCCGTTTCGCTGTTGCTCTCTTAGCTATGTGATGTCTCTATGGCAAGTCTTCTATGCAGGCAAAGGAAAAGCAGAGATGCTCGAAATCAAaccggcagaggaggggacACCTGTGCCTCACTCGCCTACACTCGCAACGACGCAACTTGTCATCTGCATTCTTAAGATGCCCGTTTCGCTGCCGTGCAACACGGGCTCAAACGCCGCCGAAGCCGGAATGCcgcaggcccccatcgcctggtgcggtgcagcgggagaCACGCGTTAGAATGCTGCCGGCCCAGTCATCTGAGAGCGCGGCCCCTGCACCAAACTCTACCCAGCTCCGCTTCGCAcgtcgcctcacagccgcccACATCATGCCGGTCCCCACCCCAGGTGCATGCAGCTCGGGTTGGCTCTCAGGCTCCGCACCACCAGCAaaggcagtgtgagggccgggggagCCGCGTCCGAGCCACGCTGACACCCCGCCCTCCGCGTGGACGGCACTAGTGTGTCTACTGCCGCAGGtctctccgacgcaacgccatccacgaTCTGGCACGGCCGACATCAGTAGCGATAGGTCGCCCTGGCCTCCCTGTGGTGTAGGCACTCGGCCCTGTCACCGCCAggggtggctcggcatttcGCGGGGGCTGCATGGCTGCCGGGCTTCCCACCACGGAGGGTGCACCGGGCCCTGATAGCATGCTGAGGTGTCCGAAGTCACCAGGAATTTGCAGTGGTACTAGAAATAGCACCAAAGAATATACGGCCACGAGGAGATGATACGCCTTTACAGTTTGCTGTGTAAACTCACGCAGACAACAGAAAAGCAAGGGAGATACTACTGAGCGTCTTCGGCCACCGAGATTCCTTTCGCGGCACCAAATAAGGGCGCCGCTACGGCACCCGGCTGGGCCGCTGTGGCAGCTGCCACGTCCTCAGTCTTTGTCATGTCTGTGGCGGACTCGCTGTCcctgccgctggcgtcgtcttcgtcggcAGCCACTGCATCGTAGACGTCGTGCCGCCTTCGTTTCTTCTCGCCGTGAccgtggcgatggcgccgcttcCATCCGCGCTCCAATTTGTTATCGCAACCCTCCGCCGCAGGGCTCGGACTGAGCACCGCCCGCTCATCACCGTCCTCCACCTCGGAAGCTAATTTGGAGCCGTCTCGCTGGCTCGTGTCGCCGGCGGACGTCGCTGTTCGACGCTGACGACGTGATCTGGAGTCTGGAGAGCGTGTGCTGATGGTCTCATCCGCGACCGCCGTGAACTCTTCCCGCTTCGCGTCGCTGATATTCTCATGCGAAAGCGGTATTGCCGTGTAGCTCATCAGATGCGGCATCCCTTTCTCCTCAATGTACGTGTAATCGAGTGTGCTCAGGTTGAAcaacgcgcgcgtgcagcgcagcgaaACTTCAAACCCGAGATAGGACTGCGCCCCACTCAGCATGCCATTCTCTACCTCAAGCTGAAGCACGGACGCGGCACGGGCATCTTGCGCCTTTGCAAACGAAGGATTGAAAAAGTCGTACACGATGCGATCACACACGGCATAAAGCGGCGCGTGCGTTTTCTCGCCGTTGACGAGCACCTCTCGCATCAGCAGTAAAAATGCGACGTTGAAGAAGACGCTCTCACAGTTATGGCGCACCAAAGTGTCCATCAGAAATGTCAATGCGATGTTAACGTCTGCGTCGTTCACGCGCCAGTGGCGGAGAGTTGAGTACACGAGGCTGATGTTTTTCGGCGACGCCAGACGATGAAAAAAGCCGCTAACGGCCACTTCCCGCTCAGAGCTGATTGTCGACAAGGCGGTGCGGTCACTTGAGGCGATGGAGGAAGGTCGCCCTTGTGATGTGGCCCTCTTTGACGGTCCCAGCCCGTCGCCGTCCACGGACGCGCTACTACCCACAGGTTCGAATGCCGGCTCGGGAAGatctgcagctgcagagggCACCTTTTGCTCCAAAGCGACACTGCTCTGCACGCTCGCTTCAAAGTCAGGCCGCCACGTGTTGTCATCGCCTTTTTCGTCGTCGATCATGTCTGCCATGCCCCGCAGCATCTCCTCAGAGAGATCCTCCAAAGCAGCAGAGTCGACACTCTCGTTGTCGTCTTGGTTCTCTGCGCCACCCATATCTtccgcctcgtccgccgGCGCTGTCTTCTTTTGCTGCTTGGAACGCTTCGGAAGAAGGAGGTTTCCCTTGTAGCTGCATTTTTCCATCAGCTGAAAGACCGAAAACGTGAAAAGTGTGAATACTTGCGCTTTGCGAATTGCAATGACCCGTCTCGAGTACTCAGACAGCAAGCCGAATACGGCCTTGATATTCTCTTCCTTGTAGAGGACAGAGGACGCCAGAGCGTGAGCGGCAACCTGCACGGCAGGATCGGCAGCTATCtcgccctgcagcagcgaatTCAAAAGGAGAAGTATTTCGGCCAAATACCCCACAGCAATCGAGATATCCTCACGACGGCGAATATCTTTGCAATCGAGGAAGGAGCGCAGGACAGAAAATCCTAACTCCACGTAGTCCAGTGAAATAATCGCCGAGACACTTTGCCACTGCTGCGGAAACACAACCAGAAACGACTGCTTCTCCGTTTTAAGCTGCTCAGTGATAAGCCTAACGTACCGTAGAATACACCGACATATTGTCATGTAGTGCAGCACGTTACCCAGGTTTTGGTACATGGCGGTGTCGAGAGGCGACGTTACCTCCACTGTCTCGCCAGACCCCTTGTATCCCACAACGACCTCTTTATGCTCCTTCGTGGCGCTCtcgacagccgcggcagcatctTGTAATTTGCTGAATGTCATCACGCTCAGCGGTTCGAAACCAAAGCTCAAAAAAGCGCTGTTTTGGTGCGAAAGCTGTATTTTCGTGGGCAGTGGAATGTTACACTTCGGCGTGAGGTCTTGGTACATGCCCTTGACAAAGCGGCCACGCTTGCGCAGGTCAACATCTTTCATCGCCTCCAGTGGGTCTTTTCGCCGTGGCCCTAGCAAGGAAAAGACAGTGCCAATGGCTCGGCCACCTGTCACGCTTCCAGACGAAGCACGGACAAGAATTCCATTGGAAGTGACGGCCCCATTGCGGCTACGAGCCACAAAACGCCACTTGTCGCTCGCTTTCTTGCAGTCACGAAAATGCTGGCCGTTTAGAAGTGTAGAAAGCACTCGGTCTGGCGAGGAGTCACTCGTGTGGCCCAGCACTGTCAAATGTGCCAGCTCCTCTGCGGGGACACACCAGATAATGCTTGCCATTGCAGCCAAAACAAGGCAGTTCCACTTCCAAAGCTGTTCATCGCTTTCCAGGAGATTGTTGACTTGCTTTTCAAACTCCTGGTCAAGGGCTCTGTGCATCATATCCGAGGATCGCGATGCGGGCACAGAGTCATCATCTTCGAGACCGACATcactcccttcctcctccagGTGAATTTCATCCCTCACCTGATCTAATTTGAGGCTCACGCCACTTGTATCTCTTTCATGGCCCTCATTCTTTCTACCGTCTAAATTGTTCACGGCCTCGTTGCTTGAATCACTATTTGCAGCCGCGTTGATGCCGTGAATCCGGGAGTAATTCTGGTTTATCACCACTAGAAGGAGCTCGACGCCGTGGTTTCGACAGAAAGCACCAATAATTCGCTCTGTGTTCGTTGGGTGTCCATCCAGCAAGTACGTGATTACCGTGAGAACAATTTCAAGAATAATGACATCCTCACGTTGCAGCTCGCCTGTTGTTCGCTTTTCTGCAATAGGTGCTACGCACTGCACTAGCAACGCAAAAAACTCGTCTGTGCCACAGCGCGTTTTTATCTTTTGCAGCATATCTTTCTGGAGAACCTCGTTTGCAGAAAAGCGCGGTATCGGTAGCAGCATTACCGCCAACAGCTTGAGGAGCTGGGGAAGCAGTGTGTCACTGAAGCTCATTCCATGCGCCAAGAGCAACGGTACCACCAGCTTTTCTGCCACCATCATTTCGCACATAAATATGAATTCTGTACGACTCACGTCGCCTCCGGCAAGCTGAGCTTCAGCGTCGTCATTATCGTAGTCAAAGTCCTCATCAGTGGTTTCATTGTAGATCTGACGCTCTCGAAGTGCCTCGATGCGCTCTACAACGCGAGTGCGCTCGCGCAAGAGTCGATTGCGAAGCAgtttcgccgccgcgcatgcCTCAAAAATGCTAGACAAAGAAGGAACTCGGTCGAGAGAAATGGCCAGAGCATCCACAGAAAGAAGGATTTGTCGTTTCACTGCTTCTGCAGACATggttctgttttttttttagatGTAGTGTATGGGTGTGAAGTAAAATGGAGGATGAATAGTCTATAAGGCGGTCGAGGTGCTCTGCATTCTTGAATATGGGCAGTTGTCTGCAACACCCTGCAAGCCACTTAATTCTCCTGCAGCCGTCTCAGCCTTCAACGACgatacgaaaaaaaaagatatatatgtatatagtACATATTATTAAAGAGGTGCAAGCATATAAGAAAAATGAAGCATTCAAGTTAAGGTGACATCTCAATTCACGAAAGCTGCGTTCAATAGAGCTAAAGAAATGATTGTCATGCACGAGCATGCGGCAGGACAAAAAAATTCATACTAGCAAGGCATTTCATTCTGTTTCACCTCAGTGAAAGTGGTGGGTTTCTTCGCGCAGTCCGAGCAGCACATGCGTGGGTTACCGCATCGCAGACCGCTTAGGCTCTCTATTTTTCTCATTAGTGAAATGCGGATACATATTGCGTCTTTTATGAAAAGACCTTTTTTTTCACAACAAAAACAATGTGCCAAGATACTTGGCATCGATGCACATCCATTCTAGAGGGGGAAAAGGCGCAAATTGGCGCAGAACGGTACTGACTGAAGAGATTTCAACAAGATCAAATCAAACCTGCGAAGACCGGCCATCGCCTGTGTCCGTGACACTTTGAATCAATTGCAGGTGGTGTATTTGCCAGCAATGCCGAGAAAAGAGATTTCTTTTCGCTTAGCGTATTATTCCGGTAGAGCATTGGTAGCAGCAGACAAAAAAGCACCGCAGCTTTTTACCTTCGTAGAGCAAGCGAAGCTACGCAGCAACGGATTCCCTCAggaaaaaaacgaaaagacaAGCGGACTTTttcagagagggagaaactTATGGCTAGAAGAGTGGGACactcgctgctgtcgcttATCAGCTTTTATCTGGCGCAGGACGTTTTGTGAAGCCAATTGAGAATAATTGGTGCTTCGCCTAGCGCCGCGGAGCTCTTGCCGAACAACCTTAGAATCAAACACGTTGTAGGTTCGGCGTGTGGTATTACCGTTCACTTCGTTCATCATCGCCCTCTCGTGAAAAGGTGTCCGAACGCGCTTGTTAAATTGTGTGCCGGTGAGGCGACCGTCTGCGCGACCTTTTCGCCAAAGCACTGCCCTGCGAGCACCTGCGGCGAAGTAGTTCTTGAAACACATGAAAATGCACTGGGGGATTTGGAGGGCAAGCGGAGGGGAGGACAAGGGAAGGTGGAAAGTCGAGCATGATGCAGTAAAGGATAGTTTCTATGCCCTTTGAACCGACACGGCCTGACTTCATTAGCGGCTGTGTGGTGCTCTCGACACGTGGGTGCAGTAGCACGCACGGCCTCTTTGCGCCTGCTATTGCTGATTGAGCAACCGTTGAGATCttggttttttttttcgcgcgaCGCCAACAGAGCCTCATTTGTTTTGAGCATTGCAGCGATGCTTCTGTCAATCACCAATTCGACTGTAGAAGGAAAGGAACACAAAGGAAGAGCCGAAGACGtcaggggggggggcagaaaTATTATCACTGCAAGCACAGAGTTGAGTAGTCGACGCGagaggctgccgccgcttcacATTCGCAGGATATTCCCTCTTCCTATCGTTTTGCTCTCGCAAGCGGCCTCGACTTTTCCAATGTCCTAATGACAGTTGTGCCAAACTTTACAAGGTGCGCAGCTCTCAGACAAGAAGCAAAAGCAGGAATGCAAGTTGCTCAGAAGGACTGCCGCTATACTCTTTGTAGATTAGCTGCAGAGGCCTTGTTTTGGGAGGCACCACGTTGCTCCTAACACCTCTTTTATACGTCCGGCACTTCTCATAAAGCTATTGGGGCCCACAAGCTGGGCAATCTCCCTCTGGTATCAATGATTGGAGCAGGGACGTTGCATTCGAATGTAGACAATAGTAAAGTGGTGGATCGTACCCTCAACCAAGCGcctttgcccccccccccccgctgtTTTCACAGCAGTGCTTGCTTgtctatttttttttgactCAACCtcgtttttcgttttctttggGGATCGCTGTCTCCTTCCGCTGCACGATGCTATGAAGAATCTGTTACTCAAACCCCTTTTCAACACCAGGTCGCACTTGTTCTCCCGCAATAATTGGTATTCACTATGGACGTCGAGATTGCCGTAAAATACATCTACACCGCCATACTGATGGTCTTTTCCGTCGTCACTGTTGAGGGGTCCAAAGCTTCcactgacggcgctgcaaaGATGCGACGCATGCTGCGGAAGTTCATGTAAGCCGTTCTCCAGGTTGTCGACTTGCAGCGTCATACAACAGAGGATGGGTATGTAGTGTCCGCCTCTGTTGCCACGAGTAGagcaaaacaaacaagaaaaaaaaacatcgccaccgcgtgcgctgctttccttttccaCCGATGGTGAGCATCATATCTATTTGTATGTGAGTGCATATCGGTAGCGTAGATGGCTTTTATGACATCCGAATCACAGTAAGAACCTTTTTGTATTACCATATCAGTGTACGACGTATAGCAAACATTACTCTTGTCCATGCCTGCATTGCTTTGTAGTGCCGGATCACACTCTCCGAACAGACATCCATTGAGCAGATTCTGGCCAACGCAGCTTGGTCCCTCCAGCAAACTCCACTCGCTTATGTCTTTTGACCCCTCTTCATCGGCTTGGAGGGCATGCTCCATATATCTAGTTGGGATGATCCCAGGTTGAGCTgtgctctttctctttcgtCTCTCCATCTTTGATCCTGTTTCTGCGTTTCCACACACATTCGATTCTTTCAGAGAACCAAGCATTTTCTGTTGTGCGCATGTGTCGAATGAATATCGAGGTTACTATTAAGTGCGCTTGCAGTGTGCTTCTCGTCTTGTTCCTTGTTTTCACGCACGAGACACCGAAACCAACAGCTGGCCCTGCTGTCAACTTCAACCCCGTGAGGTCTCGGATCGTGCTGAACACTACAAAACTGGACTACGGGTATTGCCACTCCTCCCCTGCTGAGATCGACGAGGGCACTAAATCACTTCTCGACATTCTCAACCGTATTACAGTATCACCTTACTTTCGCTATTTCAAGGTCAACAGCGCAAAACCGTGCCCTTACTGGGCAGTAAGCCTTTtgtgcaccagcgccgaaAACACCTGTGATGTGTGCAAATGTGACGAAAATTCCATCCCGGAGGCCCTACGCGCCGATGAGGATATGAGCGAGCTCAACACCCCCGATGGCAGCGTTGCGAAGACAGTGCTGCAACCTGTGAACCTTGACGACTGGGGAGATTGGCTGAAAGCAGACGACGGGGCGGAGTACGTGGACCTGGCATCCAATCCCGAGGGCAACACAGGATACTCTGGCCCTCTTGCAGCGCAGGTGTGGCGTGCCATCTATGCCGAAAACTGCTTGTCGTCGGACAAAGACGGAACATGTCAGGAGTTGTCCATCCTGCGGACGCTGTTGAGCGGACTGCACATGTCCATCAACATCCATGTCTGCACAAGCTTTTACAAGGACCCCGAGCTTTCTTCACCGCAACGCAATGCTGGCATTTACAACAACCCAAATATTTCTTTCTTTCCAAACTGCCAGATGTACAACAAGCG of Leishmania infantum JPCM5 genome chromosome 16 contains these proteins:
- a CDS encoding putative endoplasmic reticulum oxidoreductin, which gives rise to MCRMNIEVTIKCACSVLLVLFLVFTHETPKPTAGPAVNFNPVRSRIVLNTTKLDYGYCHSSPAEIDEGTKSLLDILNRITVSPYFRYFKVNSAKPCPYWAVSLLCTSAENTCDVCKCDENSIPEALRADEDMSELNTPDGSVAKTVLQPVNLDDWGDWLKADDGAEYVDLASNPEGNTGYSGPLAAQVWRAIYAENCLSSDKDGTCQELSILRTLLSGLHMSINIHVCTSFYKDPELSSPQRNAGIYNNPNISFFPNCQMYNKRIAPFPDFVGNLYILYQFTLRALAKSRSFFTNDVSIFNTGARGEATLTDLQLHDNIKELFNSRLICSPTFDEGAFLESEKGRSLIPQFKAMMLNVTRLMDCVTCEKCRIWGKLETKGIAVAMKVIMNPENERITLDRSEMVTLVNLARQLAFSVRNAQRLGSVCSEDDCARGLSRPRPSQ